One genomic segment of Gemmatimonadota bacterium includes these proteins:
- the lpxB gene encoding lipid-A-disaccharide synthase, producing the protein MRIMIIAGEASGEMHGAGVVAALKARRPGIDIFGVGGERMERTGCTLVYHIDRFSVMGLTEVVRHLPFIRRALRRLDGLLESRRPDLVILIDYPDFNLRLARKARKRGIPVLYYISPQVWAWRPRRIHAIVRNVDCMAVVFPFEVELYEKAGGKVVFVGHPLLEVLESRQSRTEFCEAAGLDPDRPIIGMLPGSRVMEVERMLPAMAGTLKTVRQELPGTQGVIGLAPTVSRTDLTACLAGNAALEEDARRVPVVEGSTYEVMNHADLLLVTSGTATLESACFGTPLLVLYRMSRMSWWIARRLVSIPDIGLVNVVAGRRIAPEFLQDAVEPESLSPVVLELLKDPVKREAMARELREVRTRLGTPGASSRVANLALDMAKGADEHQTDDRESGPSGEGAARGRGRR; encoded by the coding sequence TTGCGGATCATGATCATCGCCGGAGAAGCGTCGGGCGAGATGCACGGAGCGGGGGTCGTGGCCGCGCTCAAGGCCAGGCGTCCGGGAATCGATATTTTCGGCGTCGGCGGGGAACGCATGGAGCGGACCGGCTGCACGCTGGTCTATCATATCGATCGCTTCTCGGTAATGGGCCTTACCGAGGTCGTCCGGCATCTGCCTTTCATTCGCCGGGCGTTGCGCCGGCTGGACGGTCTCCTCGAATCCCGTCGGCCCGATCTGGTCATCCTCATCGACTACCCCGATTTCAATCTCCGCCTCGCCCGCAAGGCGCGCAAGCGGGGCATCCCGGTCCTCTACTACATCAGTCCCCAGGTCTGGGCCTGGAGGCCGCGGCGGATCCACGCCATCGTCCGGAACGTGGACTGCATGGCCGTGGTCTTTCCATTTGAAGTGGAACTGTACGAGAAAGCCGGGGGAAAGGTCGTCTTCGTCGGCCATCCCCTGCTGGAGGTGCTCGAGAGCCGGCAATCCAGGACCGAATTCTGCGAAGCCGCGGGCCTCGATCCGGACCGTCCGATCATCGGGATGTTGCCAGGCAGCCGTGTCATGGAAGTGGAGCGCATGCTCCCCGCGATGGCCGGCACCCTGAAGACTGTCCGGCAGGAGCTGCCCGGAACCCAGGGGGTCATCGGACTGGCGCCAACCGTCTCCAGGACCGACCTGACGGCGTGTCTCGCGGGGAATGCGGCCCTGGAAGAAGACGCGAGGAGGGTGCCCGTGGTGGAAGGAAGCACCTACGAGGTGATGAACCATGCCGACCTGTTGCTCGTGACCTCGGGAACGGCAACCCTGGAATCCGCCTGCTTCGGCACGCCCCTGCTGGTCCTCTACCGCATGTCACGCATGTCCTGGTGGATCGCCCGGCGCTTAGTCAGCATACCGGACATCGGCCTGGTGAACGTGGTCGCGGGCCGGCGCATCGCACCGGAATTCCTCCAGGACGCAGTCGAACCGGAATCGCTGTCGCCCGTGGTCCTGGAGCTGTTGAAGGACCCGGTAAAACGGGAGGCCATGGCGCGCGAACTACGGGAAGTACGGACCCGCCTGGGTACGCCGGGCGCGTCGTCGCGCGTCGCCAACCTGGCCCTGGACATGGCGAAAGGCGCGGACGAGCATCAAACGGATGATCGGGAAAGCGGACCGAGCGGGGAAGGGGCCGCGCGGGGAAGGGGCCGTCGATGA
- the lpxK gene encoding tetraacyldisaccharide 4'-kinase, whose product MVFVYTLLYSALTVLLSPVLACLSILDRYGMRQRLGQRPLVPDRENRPVVWFHCASVGEATGLAAVIEGFAKRHPGIQVLVTTMTETGLAYARQHVPRARYFGLAPLDAPFIVRRVFRQVRPRALVLLEGELWPGMLGAAAAHDCPVSLVNGRMSDRSLARNRFVKPLFRHMLRRLAAVGVQHALDGERFITFGAYPGRVRVTGNVKFDLAAEQKGPGREALRRELGLSAFEPVIMAGCPRPVEEERAVLAAFVRVRERYPEAKMIWAPRHLQRIPPAEQMMEAAGLRFALRTHLGGPADVIILDTMGELAAMYAAADMAFVGATLVPLGGHNVLEPAACGVPVLFGPHIENVRASAAALLRTGGGMVVHDSDELARQWLELLDDPGKRARTGAAARQAVLECSRAVDRTLDLVDRRILEPDPNRSGETEPRHYPQRTPFIIRLMDPGERAPAIRFMRVALLPASLLMGMAVRLRNGLYDRKLLTSDRLPVPVFSVGALTAGGAGKTPVVRYLARRLRDAGYRPAVLSRGYGRNSHATQTVRPGTPWQEAGDEPAFLASTLPDVPVVVGPSRTAAGRLAIDRHGADVLLLDDGFQHRSTARAVDIVVHDATSRLNPGRLLPAGPYREPVSSLRRARALVLTRTDQTRSAAVDTARIKDEFPHLAIIEAVYEPAGLRRLDNGLDDSTQFPPEWLAGREVLVLCGIANPASFVQTVTDAGGRVTRVLAYRDHHPFTSSDLDRAWSLAEASGAECIVTTEKDAVRIPDHAVRKHLVALDIALRLTSGEPALEEIRSTLDEMR is encoded by the coding sequence ATGGTCTTTGTGTACACCTTACTGTATTCCGCGCTGACCGTGCTGCTTTCGCCGGTCCTGGCCTGCCTGTCCATCCTGGACCGGTACGGGATGCGCCAGCGGCTCGGCCAGCGGCCGCTCGTCCCCGACAGGGAAAACCGCCCGGTTGTCTGGTTCCACTGCGCGTCCGTGGGCGAAGCCACCGGCCTGGCGGCCGTGATCGAAGGATTCGCGAAACGCCATCCCGGTATCCAGGTGCTGGTCACCACGATGACGGAAACCGGCCTGGCCTATGCCAGGCAGCACGTACCCCGGGCCCGGTACTTCGGACTGGCGCCCCTCGACGCGCCCTTCATCGTCCGACGGGTGTTCAGACAGGTACGCCCCCGCGCACTGGTGCTGCTCGAAGGGGAACTCTGGCCCGGCATGCTCGGGGCGGCCGCCGCCCACGATTGCCCCGTGTCCCTGGTGAATGGCCGCATGTCGGATCGCAGTCTCGCGCGAAACCGTTTCGTGAAGCCGTTGTTCAGGCACATGCTGCGGCGGCTGGCCGCCGTGGGCGTCCAGCATGCGCTCGACGGGGAACGGTTCATAACCTTCGGCGCGTACCCGGGCCGGGTGCGGGTAACCGGAAACGTAAAGTTCGACCTCGCAGCCGAGCAGAAGGGACCCGGGCGGGAAGCGCTCCGTCGTGAACTCGGCCTGTCCGCGTTCGAACCGGTCATCATGGCGGGTTGCCCCCGGCCCGTGGAAGAAGAACGCGCCGTGCTGGCGGCCTTCGTCCGCGTACGGGAACGGTATCCCGAGGCGAAAATGATCTGGGCGCCCCGGCACCTCCAGCGCATACCCCCGGCCGAGCAGATGATGGAGGCGGCCGGCCTGCGGTTCGCCCTTCGGACGCACCTGGGTGGTCCCGCCGACGTAATCATCCTGGATACCATGGGCGAACTGGCGGCCATGTACGCTGCCGCGGATATGGCTTTCGTCGGCGCCACGCTGGTTCCCCTCGGTGGCCACAACGTGCTGGAACCGGCTGCATGCGGAGTCCCCGTTCTGTTCGGCCCCCACATCGAGAACGTCCGGGCGAGCGCGGCGGCCCTGTTGCGGACCGGGGGCGGAATGGTCGTTCACGACAGCGACGAACTCGCCCGTCAATGGCTCGAATTGCTGGATGACCCGGGGAAGCGTGCGCGGACCGGCGCGGCCGCCCGACAGGCCGTGCTCGAATGCTCCAGGGCCGTGGACCGCACCCTGGACCTGGTCGACCGGCGGATCCTCGAACCGGACCCCAACAGATCCGGCGAAACCGAGCCGCGGCACTATCCGCAACGCACGCCGTTCATTATCCGGTTGATGGACCCCGGCGAGCGCGCTCCGGCCATTCGCTTCATGCGCGTCGCTCTGCTGCCCGCGTCCCTGCTGATGGGCATGGCGGTCCGGTTACGCAACGGGTTGTACGATAGGAAACTGCTGACTTCCGACCGGCTGCCGGTCCCGGTGTTCAGCGTAGGCGCACTGACCGCGGGCGGCGCGGGGAAGACGCCCGTGGTGAGATACCTTGCCCGCAGGCTGCGGGACGCCGGCTACCGGCCCGCCGTGCTGAGTCGCGGATATGGCAGGAATTCCCACGCGACCCAGACGGTCAGACCGGGCACCCCCTGGCAGGAGGCGGGCGACGAACCGGCCTTCCTGGCCTCGACCCTTCCGGATGTGCCCGTGGTTGTCGGCCCGAGCCGCACGGCGGCGGGTCGGCTGGCCATAGACCGGCACGGGGCGGACGTGCTGCTGCTGGACGACGGATTCCAGCACAGGAGCACGGCCCGCGCAGTAGACATCGTGGTGCATGACGCCACCAGCCGCCTCAACCCCGGGCGCCTGCTCCCCGCCGGCCCCTATCGCGAACCGGTTTCCTCGCTCCGGCGCGCCCGTGCTCTGGTGCTGACACGGACGGACCAGACCCGTTCGGCGGCGGTCGACACGGCGCGTATCAAGGACGAGTTCCCCCACCTGGCGATCATCGAAGCCGTCTATGAACCCGCGGGCCTGCGGCGCCTGGACAACGGCCTAGACGACAGTACCCAGTTCCCGCCAGAATGGCTGGCCGGCCGCGAGGTGCTCGTCCTCTGCGGGATCGCCAATCCGGCTTCCTTCGTGCAGACGGTTACGGACGCCGGCGGACGCGTGACCCGGGTCCTGGCGTACCGGGATCACCACCCCTTCACCTCGTCCGACCTGGACCGGGCATGGTCCCTGGCCGAAGCATCGGGCGCGGAATGCATCGTCACCACGGAGAAAGACGCCGTCCGGATCCCGGACCACGCCGTCAGAAAACACCTGGTCGCCCTGGATATCGCGCTCCGACTGACCTCGGGTGAACCTGCACTCGAGGAAATACGTTCAACGCTGGACGAAATGCGATGA
- a CDS encoding lysophospholipid acyltransferase family protein yields MTGLESSVNSLIGKLSAGAISLLGGTLSIRRIGAEYLEQAREGGRQVIYAFWHEGLLVATYAFRRQGIQVLVSQHRDGEWIARAIECMGYGTIRGSSTRGGTRALFRMAAAGAAGDDLGVTVDGPRGPRLQVKPGTLIIAGRSGLPIVPFAVASNKACLLSSWDRFMVPRPFSRAAIAFGEPMTVPGDAPVERLEPFRAELQRRLLDAREIAGRSLVAS; encoded by the coding sequence ATGACGGGTCTTGAAAGCTCCGTAAATTCCTTGATAGGTAAACTGAGCGCCGGGGCCATAAGTCTGCTCGGAGGGACGCTCTCCATCCGAAGGATCGGAGCGGAATACCTCGAGCAAGCGCGGGAAGGCGGTCGGCAGGTAATATACGCCTTCTGGCACGAGGGCTTGCTGGTGGCCACCTATGCCTTTCGCCGGCAGGGGATACAGGTACTGGTGAGCCAGCACCGGGACGGCGAGTGGATTGCCCGGGCCATCGAGTGCATGGGATACGGGACCATACGCGGATCTTCCACCCGGGGGGGAACGCGCGCCCTGTTCCGCATGGCGGCGGCCGGCGCGGCCGGCGACGACCTGGGGGTGACCGTGGACGGTCCTCGCGGCCCCCGGCTCCAGGTCAAGCCGGGCACGCTCATCATCGCCGGGAGGTCCGGGCTTCCCATCGTGCCCTTCGCGGTCGCCTCGAACAAAGCGTGCTTGCTTTCGAGCTGGGACCGTTTCATGGTACCGCGCCCCTTTTCCAGGGCGGCGATTGCCTTCGGAGAACCGATGACCGTGCCTGGAGACGCGCCGGTCGAGCGCCTTGAACCGTTCAGGGCCGAACTCCAGCGACGCCTGTTGGATGCACGCGAAATTGCCGGACGAAGTCTCGTTGCGTCCTGA
- a CDS encoding lactonase family protein, which translates to MADSPSGRTVVFVSLTGDEQVKAYDQDRETGALTLRSTSDAHGPSGALCLHPAGNLMYNAHVESTTLASYRLDTDSGELSLVNKVDTGIGIPAHLVTDRRGRFLLTVYYGGGGITVHRLGGDGAIGELVQYINTGEKAHAVCLAVEDRYVIVPHVCPTNKTNQFRFDAETGQLTSNEPAVLNPPDENTGPRHICFRPGGDVAYIVNEQGNTVTAHHFDADSGTLEIFQNVSTLPDDWEEGGATAHVEVHRNGKWAYASNRGHDSIVGYDVAADGALSAFGHVSVPASPRSFNVDPDGRFLYCAGEAAGVMTAYRVDPSDGTLHPLRDYNVGDKPFWVMATTLG; encoded by the coding sequence ATGGCTGATTCCCCGTCAGGACGCACCGTAGTTTTCGTCTCGTTGACCGGTGACGAGCAGGTGAAGGCTTACGACCAGGACCGGGAGACGGGTGCCCTGACCCTGCGGTCCACCAGCGACGCCCACGGTCCGTCCGGAGCGCTCTGCCTGCATCCGGCGGGCAACCTCATGTACAACGCCCACGTGGAATCCACCACGCTCGCGTCCTACAGGCTGGACACGGACTCCGGCGAACTCTCCCTCGTCAACAAGGTAGATACCGGCATCGGGATCCCCGCGCACCTCGTTACGGACCGTCGCGGCCGTTTCCTGCTGACGGTATACTACGGGGGCGGCGGCATCACCGTGCACCGCCTGGGCGGGGACGGCGCGATCGGCGAGCTCGTGCAGTACATCAACACGGGCGAAAAGGCCCATGCCGTCTGCCTGGCGGTGGAGGACCGGTACGTGATCGTCCCCCACGTCTGTCCCACCAATAAGACCAACCAGTTCCGATTCGATGCGGAAACGGGGCAGCTGACCTCCAACGAACCCGCGGTACTGAATCCTCCGGACGAAAACACGGGCCCCCGGCATATCTGCTTCCGGCCGGGAGGCGACGTGGCGTATATTGTCAATGAACAGGGCAACACGGTGACGGCCCATCACTTCGATGCGGACAGCGGCACCCTCGAGATCTTCCAGAACGTATCGACCCTGCCTGATGACTGGGAGGAGGGTGGGGCTACTGCCCACGTGGAGGTGCACCGGAACGGGAAGTGGGCCTATGCCTCCAACCGGGGGCATGACAGCATCGTGGGCTACGACGTGGCGGCCGACGGCGCGCTGAGCGCCTTCGGGCACGTTTCGGTTCCGGCCAGTCCGCGGTCCTTCAACGTCGATCCGGATGGCCGGTTCCTCTATTGCGCCGGTGAGGCCGCGGGCGTGATGACGGCCTATCGCGTGGACCCATCCGACGGGACCCTGCATCCGCTGCGGGATTATAACGTGGGCGACAAGCCATTCTGGGTAATGGCGACGACCCTGGGATGA